From Sporosarcina sp. Te-1, the proteins below share one genomic window:
- a CDS encoding YndJ family protein produces the protein MRNFVLLHIILFLLITFASPEPWPFLLLTSAQIVYVPIVLKLVMKNDWFDRVYLYFAVPAYVSIAILQISHVSWAVVPASIYLAFTLVVAIYGLTRFLQRGFTNFEEFAIDAGMVYIAMGGAWFFAYTVDINTGFTPLLTWLTAIHFHYSAFLLPIFIGLAGRISKPSRFTLYAGLLLIAPMLTAIGITFSRWVELLAVLVYIVGLVGMNFVVWRINRFQPVQKWFIRISFSSLVLTILFSLLYVLGNGFGLTTMTIDDMLRFHGVLNCVLFALFGVIGWLLSVPKPIYQPLTFPVSSIRGKPVVEQLGVAGSGTGLVDDMKLYQLRKASNQIVDFYEHTKDYRLFATVRWHAWFKPFAWIYSWISRRTEQINLPTHGRQVEMTGDVIQLHDQLDDRESVRAWIRKVEEQYAFIALYSYHISAAGKPYMNIALPLPFTNMTGILELMDTNEGLILTSERSSATSDAGIYLIGKRGHRFRLPLEEKFLVREVGAGNLQATHKMKIVSVPFLTINYSIHKLN, from the coding sequence ATGCGTAACTTTGTCCTGCTTCATATTATTCTATTTTTACTGATTACCTTTGCGAGTCCTGAGCCCTGGCCGTTTCTCCTTCTCACTTCAGCACAAATAGTCTATGTTCCTATTGTGCTGAAGCTTGTAATGAAGAATGATTGGTTTGACCGGGTTTATCTATACTTCGCCGTTCCTGCTTATGTCTCAATTGCAATCCTGCAAATCTCACATGTATCGTGGGCTGTCGTACCAGCCTCCATTTATTTAGCATTTACCCTCGTGGTCGCAATATATGGGCTCACACGTTTTTTACAAAGGGGATTTACGAACTTTGAAGAATTTGCAATTGATGCTGGGATGGTCTATATCGCGATGGGGGGTGCTTGGTTCTTCGCCTATACCGTCGATATCAACACTGGATTTACACCTCTTCTGACCTGGTTGACAGCAATCCATTTCCATTACTCAGCATTTTTATTGCCCATTTTTATCGGATTGGCCGGCCGCATTTCAAAACCGTCCCGTTTCACTCTTTATGCAGGGCTCCTGCTAATTGCCCCTATGTTGACAGCCATAGGCATCACGTTTTCAAGATGGGTAGAATTGCTTGCCGTTTTGGTCTATATTGTCGGATTGGTTGGAATGAATTTCGTTGTGTGGAGAATTAACCGGTTTCAACCGGTCCAGAAATGGTTCATTCGCATCTCGTTTTCCTCATTAGTGCTGACCATTTTGTTTTCCTTGCTCTATGTATTAGGGAATGGTTTCGGGTTAACGACCATGACAATCGATGATATGTTGCGTTTCCACGGTGTCTTGAATTGCGTCCTATTTGCTTTATTTGGAGTGATTGGCTGGTTATTGAGTGTTCCGAAACCTATTTATCAACCACTCACATTTCCAGTTAGCAGCATACGTGGAAAGCCAGTAGTCGAGCAATTAGGTGTTGCCGGAAGCGGTACAGGTCTCGTGGATGATATGAAGCTGTATCAGTTACGTAAGGCGTCCAATCAAATAGTCGATTTTTATGAACATACAAAGGATTATCGTCTATTCGCAACAGTCAGATGGCATGCATGGTTCAAGCCCTTTGCTTGGATCTATTCATGGATCAGCCGAAGAACGGAGCAGATTAATTTGCCGACGCACGGCCGACAGGTGGAAATGACAGGAGATGTGATTCAACTTCATGACCAGTTGGATGACAGGGAAAGCGTGAGAGCATGGATCCGAAAAGTGGAGGAACAATATGCCTTCATCGCTCTTTATTCGTATCATATCTCAGCGGCAGGCAAGCCGTATATGAATATTGCACTGCCGCTTCCTTTTACTAATATGACGGGTATCTTAGAATTGATGGATACCAATGAAGGTTTGATTTTGACAAGTGAACGTTCCTCCGCTACGTCGGATGCAGGCATTTATTTAATTGGCAAGAGGGGTCATCGATTTAGATTGCCACTGGAGGAAAAGTTTCTAGTGAGAGAAGTTGGAGCTGGTAACTTACAAGCTACCCATAAGATGAAAATTGTTTCGGTCCCCTTTTTAACAATCAATTACAGTATCCATAAACTAAACTAA
- the argH gene encoding argininosuccinate lyase — protein sequence MKLWGGRFTSRADEIMEQFNTSLPVDYRLYKEDIAGSLAHVTMLVHCDLLSPEEGDLLVQGLESILHDIETGVLPIEGDYEDIHSFIEVHLTERVGETGKKLHTARSRNDQVAVDMRLYAKNKALEVMDGLQALIDSLHAKAKTNNVIMPGYTHLQRAQVVTFGHHLGAYEQMFKRDKKRIANAMELLDENPLGCGALAGTTHEIDRNVTTMLLNFSKPVDNFLDGVSDRDYMLELMSDFSIIMMHLSRLSEELILWSSQEFKFITMADAYSTGSSIMPQKKNPDAAELIRGKTGRVYGSLFALLTTLKGLPLTYNKDMQEDKEQFFDALDTVLDCMEIMSKMIDTLTVNEDRMKAAIKGGFLNATEVADYLVSKGTPFRDAHEIVGKIILYCETENKAIEDLTVEELASFSDSIRDDIYEYIDYENILSKGNKGLMKEVGEQ from the coding sequence ATGAAACTATGGGGTGGGCGTTTTACAAGCCGGGCAGATGAAATCATGGAGCAGTTCAATACATCGCTGCCTGTTGATTACAGACTGTATAAAGAGGACATTGCAGGGAGTCTGGCGCATGTGACAATGCTGGTGCATTGCGATTTGCTGTCGCCGGAAGAAGGCGATCTTCTCGTTCAAGGTCTTGAGTCGATCTTGCATGACATCGAAACGGGTGTGCTTCCGATTGAAGGGGATTATGAGGATATTCACTCATTCATTGAAGTACATTTGACGGAACGTGTCGGAGAAACAGGGAAAAAGCTGCATACAGCCCGCAGCCGGAATGACCAAGTGGCAGTGGACATGCGTCTGTACGCAAAGAACAAAGCGCTAGAAGTGATGGATGGCCTTCAAGCACTTATCGATTCGTTGCATGCGAAGGCAAAAACAAATAATGTCATTATGCCGGGATATACGCATCTGCAACGTGCACAAGTCGTCACCTTTGGACATCATTTGGGTGCTTACGAGCAAATGTTCAAGCGGGATAAAAAAAGGATTGCCAACGCAATGGAATTGTTGGACGAAAATCCATTGGGCTGCGGAGCGCTTGCCGGCACTACACATGAAATCGATCGCAATGTCACGACGATGCTGTTGAATTTCTCAAAACCCGTCGATAACTTTCTCGATGGTGTGAGTGATCGCGATTATATGCTGGAGCTGATGTCCGACTTTTCCATTATTATGATGCACCTGAGCCGCCTGAGTGAAGAATTGATCTTATGGAGCAGCCAAGAATTCAAATTCATTACAATGGCGGACGCCTATTCAACCGGCAGCAGCATTATGCCGCAAAAGAAGAATCCGGACGCGGCTGAATTAATCCGTGGGAAGACTGGCCGGGTCTATGGCTCGTTATTCGCTTTGTTGACGACGTTGAAGGGATTGCCATTGACTTATAACAAAGATATGCAAGAAGATAAGGAACAATTTTTCGATGCGCTCGATACTGTACTCGATTGCATGGAGATCATGTCCAAAATGATCGATACGTTAACTGTCAATGAAGATCGGATGAAAGCGGCCATCAAAGGCGGATTTTTGAATGCGACGGAAGTGGCCGATTACCTCGTCAGCAAAGGGACACCTTTCCGAGATGCCCATGAGATTGTCGGGAAAATCATCCTTTATTGCGAAACAGAGAACAAGGCGATCGAGGATTTAACGGTGGAAGAACTCGCTTCATTCAGCGATTCCATTCGTGATGATATATACGAGTATATCGACTATGAAAATATTTTGTCTAAAGGGAACAAGGGCTTGATGAAAGAAGTAGGGGAGCAGTAA
- a CDS encoding cation diffusion facilitator family transporter, whose amino-acid sequence MLNTGHHHGHSVASLVAIWISLMSNIVLTVLKIIVGILFNSPVLLADGFHNAGDVAASAAALTSMRISKRPADEDHPYGHGKAEVIGSGIVAIILGIAALYIAYESITTFFEEPAKASVIALITAIVSLVWKQVLYVYTMRVGKKTNSKGLIATAYDHLADVYASLAAVVGIGLALIGDIYDIGFLSYGDPFAGVVVSVLVLRLAYEIGKESIDILMEKNVSHERLEEFAKLIRTFPEVKRIDRLRAREHGHYILVDVRVGVSGELTIQEGHDISSAIRNLIVNEHDDVDEVLVHLNPWYPDEK is encoded by the coding sequence TTGTTGAATACTGGACATCATCACGGACATTCTGTTGCTTCTCTCGTTGCTATTTGGATCAGCCTCATGAGCAACATTGTCCTCACCGTATTAAAAATTATTGTCGGCATCCTGTTTAACAGTCCCGTCCTCTTAGCAGACGGCTTTCATAATGCCGGGGATGTGGCTGCTTCTGCCGCCGCTCTCACGTCCATGCGCATTTCAAAAAGACCTGCGGATGAAGACCATCCTTACGGGCACGGCAAAGCAGAAGTAATCGGCTCGGGTATTGTGGCCATCATTCTCGGAATTGCGGCTTTGTATATTGCGTACGAATCCATTACGACCTTCTTTGAAGAGCCGGCAAAGGCTAGTGTTATCGCATTAATTACAGCGATCGTTTCACTCGTCTGGAAGCAGGTCCTCTATGTATACACCATGCGTGTCGGTAAGAAAACGAACAGTAAAGGGCTTATTGCCACCGCATACGATCATTTGGCGGATGTGTATGCATCGCTGGCAGCTGTTGTAGGGATCGGATTGGCGTTAATCGGTGATATTTATGACATTGGCTTCCTATCGTATGGCGACCCGTTTGCTGGTGTTGTCGTATCAGTCTTGGTCTTGCGTCTCGCCTACGAAATCGGAAAAGAATCCATTGATATTTTGATGGAGAAAAATGTAAGCCATGAGCGTCTGGAAGAGTTCGCGAAACTGATCCGCACATTCCCCGAAGTAAAACGGATCGATCGACTGCGGGCACGGGAACACGGCCATTATATTCTTGTTGATGTCCGCGTTGGAGTCAGTGGTGAACTGACCATCCAAGAAGGGCATGACATTTCGAGCGCCATTCGGAACTTGATAGTGAATGAACATGATGACGTCGATGAAGTACTTGTCCATTTGAATCCATGGTACCCCGATGAAAAATAG